One segment of Nocardia farcinica DNA contains the following:
- a CDS encoding MbtH family protein: MTNPFDDDTAQFYVLTNEEGEHSLWPVFAAVPTGWTIAHGPGTRTACLDYVERHWLDMRPNSLIAATTER; the protein is encoded by the coding sequence ATGACCAACCCGTTCGACGACGACACCGCCCAGTTCTACGTGCTGACCAACGAGGAGGGCGAACACTCGCTCTGGCCGGTGTTCGCGGCCGTGCCCACCGGCTGGACCATCGCCCACGGGCCGGGCACCCGCACCGCGTGCCTGGACTACGTCGAGCGCCACTGGCTCGACATGCGCCCCAACTCGCTCATCGCCGCCACCACCGAACGCTGA
- a CDS encoding lytic transglycosylase domain-containing protein codes for MRTSAPLTASALLTAGLLMAGSTAQGAQAPAEPVEPPAEFVPAADRTVGLLTVASDTPRALRSITPPADAAVADTVPLRAIALPRSGGVLGIPEIVLAAYRNAELALASSMPGCGLSWHLLAGIGRIESAHASGGRADAAGTTVSPIFGPALDGTLPGNEIIEAADGGYVRAVGPMQFLPSTWSLYSADGNGDGVADPHNVFDASLAAGKYLCSGGLNLRDPQQELRAVLRYNNSASYAADVLSWSAAYRTGGAPTPVTVAPDRVPPSSTPGAPRAVDGPGILAQSPTGDRPLTLEPMAPTEIPRREQPTLITLPGIGAVSCGLLCAGPGEPLVPDPEPEPSVPADLPEQTYGPAAPLELTTPEAEAPAPPPAAPHTPSIELPFGVTIPLPMPPT; via the coding sequence ATGCGTACATCTGCTCCACTCACTGCCTCGGCACTGCTCACCGCCGGACTCCTCATGGCGGGCTCCACCGCGCAGGGTGCGCAGGCGCCCGCCGAACCGGTGGAGCCGCCCGCCGAGTTCGTGCCCGCCGCCGACCGCACCGTCGGCCTGTTGACCGTCGCGTCGGACACGCCGCGCGCGCTGCGCAGCATCACCCCACCCGCCGACGCCGCGGTCGCGGACACGGTGCCGCTGCGCGCGATCGCGCTACCCAGAAGCGGTGGGGTCCTGGGCATTCCGGAGATCGTGCTGGCCGCCTACCGCAATGCCGAACTGGCCCTGGCCTCCTCGATGCCCGGCTGCGGACTGAGCTGGCACCTGCTCGCCGGCATCGGCCGCATCGAATCCGCGCACGCGAGCGGTGGTCGCGCCGACGCCGCGGGCACCACCGTCTCGCCGATCTTCGGTCCCGCGCTGGACGGCACCCTGCCCGGCAACGAGATCATCGAGGCCGCCGACGGCGGCTACGTCCGGGCCGTCGGCCCCATGCAGTTCCTGCCCAGCACCTGGTCGCTGTACTCCGCCGACGGCAACGGCGACGGCGTCGCCGACCCGCACAACGTGTTCGACGCCTCGCTGGCCGCGGGCAAATACCTGTGCTCCGGGGGCCTTAACCTGCGTGATCCGCAGCAGGAACTGCGCGCGGTGCTGCGCTACAACAATTCCGCCTCCTATGCCGCCGACGTGTTGAGCTGGTCGGCGGCCTACCGCACCGGCGGCGCCCCCACCCCGGTCACCGTCGCTCCCGATCGCGTTCCGCCGTCGAGTACCCCCGGCGCGCCCCGCGCCGTCGACGGCCCCGGCATCCTCGCCCAGTCCCCGACCGGCGACCGCCCGCTCACCTTGGAACCGATGGCACCCACCGAAATCCCGCGCCGCGAGCAACCCACGCTGATCACCCTCCCCGGTATCGGCGCCGTCTCCTGCGGTCTGCTCTGCGCGGGGCCGGGCGAACCCCTCGTCCCGGACCCCGAGCCCGAACCGTCCGTCCCCGCCGACCTCCCCGAGCAGACCTACGGCCCCGCCGCGCCCCTGGAGCTCACCACGCCCGAGGCCGAAGCCCCCGCCCCGCCCCCAGCGGCCCCGCACACCCCGAGCATCGAACTGCCCTTCGGCGTCACCATCCCGCTCCCCATGCCCCCGACCTGA
- a CDS encoding thiamine pyrophosphate-dependent enzyme, whose amino-acid sequence MTETITVTEVSGVETATAGAALVDGLLDHGVDTVFGIPGVQTYELFEALGRAGDRIELISARHEQACAYMAMGYAQSTGRLGVCSVVPGPGILNAAAGLLTARGTNSPVLCLTGEIPTDFMGKGFGHLHEMPDQLTTLRSFVKSADNVLHPSEAKQVLARAIRAAREGRPGPAVVATPWNVLTQSAPVAPAVPLDIVQPAVDPSAVAAAAELIATARHPMILVGGGARGAVAEINALATLLQAPVVAHRSGKGIVDEAAPLGFTCAEGFARWLDCDLVLTIGTRAELLWFRWPKKPAAVPSINIDIDPTGHTRLQPTVAITADAAAATAALLDALVAAGVHRPDRTTEFTELKAAIRAEIDAYLQPHRDYLAAIRRALPRDGFFVEEVSQIGFASYFSFPVSAPRQFVTCGYQGNLGYGFPTALGVKAAHRDRAVVAVSGDGGFQFGIQELATAVQHRLGVAVVVFDNAAFGNVKADQERIYGRAVGSELRNPDFVAVARAYEAHGCRVDAPEDLERAVAAAVDRDLPSVIVVPMPLEPGVAPWRYLMPDLPPGSYAP is encoded by the coding sequence ATGACCGAGACGATCACCGTGACCGAGGTGAGTGGTGTCGAGACGGCAACGGCGGGTGCGGCCCTCGTGGACGGCCTGCTCGACCACGGCGTGGACACCGTCTTCGGCATCCCCGGGGTGCAGACCTACGAACTGTTCGAAGCACTCGGGCGGGCCGGCGATCGAATCGAGTTGATCAGCGCACGACACGAGCAGGCGTGCGCGTACATGGCGATGGGATATGCCCAGTCCACCGGCCGGCTGGGCGTCTGCTCCGTGGTGCCCGGGCCGGGCATTCTCAACGCGGCGGCGGGTCTGCTGACCGCGCGCGGCACCAACTCGCCGGTGCTCTGCCTCACCGGGGAGATCCCCACCGACTTCATGGGCAAGGGCTTCGGGCACCTGCACGAGATGCCCGACCAATTGACGACGCTGCGCAGCTTCGTCAAGTCCGCGGACAACGTGCTGCATCCGTCCGAGGCCAAACAGGTTCTGGCGCGGGCGATCCGCGCTGCCCGTGAGGGGCGGCCCGGACCGGCGGTGGTGGCGACCCCCTGGAACGTGCTGACCCAGTCGGCGCCGGTCGCCCCGGCCGTCCCCCTCGACATCGTGCAGCCCGCGGTCGATCCGTCCGCGGTCGCCGCGGCGGCCGAGCTGATCGCCACCGCACGCCACCCGATGATCCTGGTGGGTGGTGGCGCTCGCGGTGCGGTCGCCGAGATCAACGCGCTCGCCACCCTGTTGCAGGCGCCGGTCGTCGCCCATCGCAGCGGCAAGGGCATCGTGGACGAGGCCGCACCGCTCGGCTTCACCTGCGCCGAAGGCTTCGCCCGCTGGCTCGACTGCGATCTCGTGCTCACCATCGGCACCCGCGCCGAACTCCTCTGGTTCCGCTGGCCGAAGAAGCCCGCGGCGGTGCCGAGCATCAACATCGATATCGATCCGACCGGTCACACGCGCCTGCAACCGACCGTCGCGATCACCGCCGACGCCGCCGCCGCGACCGCGGCACTGCTCGACGCCCTGGTAGCCGCCGGTGTCCACCGCCCCGATCGCACCACCGAGTTCACCGAACTGAAGGCCGCGATCCGCGCCGAGATCGATGCGTACCTGCAACCCCATCGCGACTACCTGGCCGCGATCCGCCGCGCGCTGCCGCGCGACGGTTTCTTCGTCGAGGAGGTCTCCCAGATCGGCTTCGCCTCGTACTTCTCGTTTCCGGTGTCCGCGCCGCGGCAGTTCGTCACCTGCGGGTATCAGGGCAACCTCGGCTACGGCTTCCCCACCGCGCTCGGGGTGAAGGCCGCGCACCGGGATCGCGCGGTGGTCGCGGTGTCCGGCGACGGCGGATTCCAGTTCGGCATCCAGGAACTCGCGACCGCCGTTCAGCACCGGCTCGGGGTCGCCGTCGTGGTGTTCGACAATGCCGCCTTCGGCAACGTCAAGGCGGACCAGGAGCGCATCTACGGCCGCGCCGTCGGCTCGGAGCTGCGGAATCCGGATTTCGTCGCGGTCGCGCGGGCCTATGAGGCGCACGGCTGCCGGGTGGACGCACCCGAGGATCTGGAGCGGGCCGTCGCCGCGGCGGTCGATCGCGACCTGCCGTCGGTGATCGTCGTCCCCATGCCGCTGGAGCCCGGTGTGGCGCCCTGGCGCTATCTCATGCCCGATCTGCCGCCGGGCAGCTACGCCCCGTAG
- a CDS encoding SRPBCC family protein, which produces MERTIAAPIDEVFDWMTDATNYPRVPAVRRVTLVRPGDTHGHGAGAIRIVNTPLLRMTEEIVEYRRPTLMRYRITRSAPPLRHDEGYMAFREVPGGTRVRWYSRFEVDSPFARGPLTLLMVPLIAAGFRLALDTCAKEVRSTKKV; this is translated from the coding sequence ATGGAACGCACGATCGCCGCGCCGATCGACGAGGTGTTCGACTGGATGACCGACGCGACGAACTATCCGCGGGTGCCCGCCGTGCGTCGCGTCACCCTCGTCCGCCCCGGCGACACCCACGGGCACGGGGCGGGCGCCATCCGCATCGTCAACACCCCGCTGCTGCGGATGACCGAGGAGATCGTCGAGTACCGGCGTCCGACGCTGATGCGCTACCGCATCACCCGCTCGGCACCGCCGCTGCGGCACGACGAGGGCTACATGGCCTTCCGCGAAGTTCCCGGCGGCACCCGCGTCCGGTGGTACTCCCGGTTCGAAGTCGACAGCCCGTTCGCCCGGGGCCCGCTCACCCTGCTGATGGTCCCGCTCATCGCCGCCGGCTTCCGGCTGGCTCTGGACACCTGCGCCAAGGAAGTCCGCAGCACCAAGAAGGTCTAG
- a CDS encoding oxygenase MpaB family protein, whose amino-acid sequence MTAVAAPDHRHGSTPLTTEQTRIHIPTAHRPFTKRPLKLRDALDFWSFAGAAANVAMQMSHPGVGYGVAESKVDSGALMKHPWKRARTTTTYLAVAILGTDEERRAYREAVDAVHRHVRSEPGAKVKYNAFDRHLQLWVAACLYIGFEDTYQLLSGKMSDEQAEAFYASSSTLGTTLQVTEDMWPATRAEFDAYWNKACEQAVLDDHVRAYIDDLLNLRMIHWSLRLPFRNLLKFLTTGFLAPYFREQMGLEWTAADQRRFEHLFLFVGFVNRFIPRFVRHGGSHLLMADLKRRKRRGKNLV is encoded by the coding sequence ATGACCGCAGTCGCTGCGCCGGATCACCGGCACGGATCCACGCCCCTGACCACGGAGCAGACGCGCATCCACATCCCCACCGCGCACCGGCCGTTCACCAAGCGCCCCCTGAAACTGCGTGACGCACTGGACTTCTGGTCGTTCGCGGGCGCCGCGGCCAATGTCGCGATGCAGATGTCGCACCCCGGGGTCGGTTACGGCGTGGCCGAGAGCAAGGTGGACTCGGGCGCGCTGATGAAGCACCCGTGGAAGCGGGCCCGCACCACCACCACCTATCTCGCGGTGGCCATCCTCGGCACCGACGAGGAACGCCGGGCCTACCGCGAGGCGGTGGACGCCGTGCACCGGCACGTGCGCTCCGAGCCCGGCGCGAAGGTCAAGTACAACGCCTTCGACCGCCACCTCCAGTTGTGGGTCGCGGCCTGTCTCTACATCGGCTTCGAGGACACCTACCAGCTGCTGTCGGGCAAGATGAGCGACGAGCAGGCCGAGGCCTTCTACGCCTCGTCCTCGACGCTGGGCACCACGCTGCAGGTCACCGAGGACATGTGGCCGGCCACCCGCGCCGAGTTCGACGCCTACTGGAACAAGGCGTGCGAGCAGGCCGTGCTCGACGACCACGTGCGCGCCTACATCGACGATCTGCTGAACCTGCGGATGATCCACTGGTCCCTGCGGCTACCGTTCCGCAACCTGCTGAAGTTCCTCACCACCGGCTTCCTCGCGCCCTACTTCCGCGAACAGATGGGGTTGGAATGGACCGCCGCCGACCAGCGGCGATTCGAGCATCTGTTCCTGTTCGTCGGCTTCGTCAACCGGTTCATCCCGCGCTTCGTCCGACACGGCGGCAGCCATCTGCTGATGGCCGATCTGAAACGCCGCAAAAGGCGGGGCAAGAACTTAGTCTGA
- a CDS encoding MlaE family ABC transporter permease, whose translation MTITESPTARTDLERAVDDLKGLWRRHPQQSLETLGRQVTLGRDAVIELFRALAARRFPYHEFIRQCAFMSNVSAAPTVFVAIPIAVVVSIQVGALVNQVGATTFIGAVAGLGIIRQGAPLVTSLMIAGAVGSAICADLGSRTIREEIDAMMVMGVNPVRRLVAPRLVAAVLVSMLLCGFIVFVGFATAYMFNVYAQSGTPGSFIGSFASFAVASDLIVALVKAAIFGALTAIIACDIGLHAKGGPGGVANAVNSAVVTSALMLFATNIILTQLYNTLFPTKVI comes from the coding sequence GTGACAATCACGGAAAGCCCTACGGCGCGAACCGATCTCGAACGCGCCGTCGACGATCTGAAGGGTCTGTGGCGACGCCACCCCCAGCAGTCGCTGGAGACCCTCGGTCGCCAGGTCACGCTCGGCCGGGACGCGGTGATCGAACTGTTCCGCGCGCTGGCCGCGCGGCGGTTCCCTTACCACGAGTTCATCCGGCAGTGCGCGTTCATGTCGAACGTCTCGGCGGCGCCGACGGTGTTCGTCGCCATTCCGATCGCGGTGGTGGTGTCCATCCAGGTCGGCGCGCTGGTCAACCAGGTCGGCGCGACGACGTTCATCGGCGCGGTCGCCGGCCTCGGCATCATCCGCCAGGGCGCGCCCCTGGTCACCTCGCTGATGATCGCCGGCGCGGTCGGTTCGGCCATCTGCGCCGATCTCGGCTCGCGCACCATCCGTGAGGAGATCGACGCCATGATGGTGATGGGGGTGAACCCGGTGCGCAGGCTGGTCGCGCCGCGCCTGGTGGCGGCGGTGCTGGTGAGCATGCTGCTGTGCGGGTTCATCGTCTTCGTCGGCTTCGCGACGGCCTACATGTTCAACGTCTACGCCCAGTCCGGCACGCCCGGGTCGTTCATCGGCTCCTTCGCGTCCTTCGCGGTGGCGAGCGACCTGATCGTGGCGCTGGTCAAGGCGGCGATCTTCGGTGCGCTCACCGCGATCATCGCCTGCGACATCGGCCTGCACGCCAAGGGCGGCCCGGGCGGGGTGGCCAACGCGGTGAACTCCGCGGTGGTCACCTCGGCGCTGATGTTGTTCGCCACCAACATCATTCTCACCCAGCTGTACAACACGCTGTTCCCCACGAAGGTGATCTGA
- a CDS encoding ABC transporter permease — protein MGSKYTPPALRPVRVVGAAVAVPYQANQRLGHQAITFFQALGAVPFVLRHYRKEVLRLTADVGWGNGSLVVGGGTIGVVVILCAFGGITVGMESFNALNLLTMGPLTGAISGFATTRELAPILATLAFAIQASCRFTAQLGSMRISEEIDALESIAIRPLPYLVSTRMIAATLTIVPLYTIGLATAYLATKLSVLFLGGTSAGTYDHYFFQFLIGTDVFFSLLKVVIFVLLATFIQCYHGYVATGGPEGVGVAAGRAIKMVIVVMVFANLFLTLAIWGIDPGFRISG, from the coding sequence GTGGGATCGAAATACACGCCGCCCGCCCTGCGGCCCGTGCGGGTCGTCGGCGCCGCGGTCGCCGTGCCCTACCAGGCCAACCAGCGGCTCGGGCACCAGGCCATCACGTTCTTCCAGGCACTGGGTGCCGTCCCGTTCGTGCTGAGGCACTACCGCAAGGAGGTGTTGCGGCTCACCGCCGACGTGGGCTGGGGCAACGGCTCGCTGGTGGTGGGCGGCGGCACCATCGGCGTCGTGGTCATCCTGTGCGCCTTCGGCGGCATCACCGTGGGCATGGAGTCGTTCAACGCGCTCAACCTGCTCACGATGGGCCCGCTCACCGGCGCCATCTCCGGGTTCGCGACCACCCGTGAACTCGCGCCGATCCTGGCCACGCTGGCCTTCGCCATCCAGGCAAGCTGCCGGTTCACCGCGCAGCTGGGCTCGATGCGGATCTCGGAGGAGATCGACGCGCTGGAGTCGATCGCGATCCGGCCGCTGCCGTACCTGGTCAGCACGCGGATGATCGCCGCGACACTGACGATCGTCCCGCTCTACACCATCGGCCTGGCGACGGCGTACCTGGCGACGAAGCTGTCGGTGCTGTTCCTGGGGGGCACCTCGGCGGGCACCTACGACCACTACTTCTTCCAGTTCCTCATCGGCACGGACGTGTTCTTCTCGCTGCTCAAGGTCGTGATCTTCGTGCTGCTGGCGACCTTCATCCAGTGCTACCACGGCTATGTCGCCACCGGCGGGCCCGAAGGGGTCGGGGTGGCCGCCGGGCGCGCGATCAAGATGGTGATCGTCGTGATGGTCTTCGCGAATCTGTTCCTGACACTGGCCATCTGGGGCATCGACCCCGGCTTCCGGATCTCGGGATAG
- a CDS encoding MlaD family protein gives MLLDPSGRGPTARQLSLAGLAMILATLLVLGLLMLRYNGYFEDEVPVTAELTSTGDGLPTRADVKFRGMVVGMVDDVEVVAKGERQLARIHLKPEVAPTIPANVTARVIPNNIFGVTAIELVDNGSAGATLTAGATIPEDTSAETTQLQTTLTTLRDVLENIQPEKLGRVLATLAAALDPAARVPGSTVERLDRWVTEVRAIPGIGELLGDLGAATTALSRSAPELVGVLAESVTAARTLTERRANLVALLANASSTIDSVNSLFARNPNAAKELVPGLDQLFGGLAEDPDAIPYTARNLNDTLAKMAEVFTWGPKKQMVWKMDVSFTPFQQYTAEDCPRYGELAGPRCGGPTVPTEAPAQEYPPQLMPRWLDAAGPAPTVVVPGVPGAPGTTTAPSAIPTIPGLPAIPGLPAIPGITVPAGDPGTTEPASTMRPIASGRGYAGVAAVVGGRPTAAQLLLLTPVLAGGEVTMYEEVPAEGGA, from the coding sequence ATGCTTCTCGATCCCAGTGGCCGCGGCCCGACCGCGCGCCAACTCTCCCTGGCCGGGCTCGCGATGATCCTGGCCACCCTGCTGGTGCTCGGCCTGCTCATGCTGCGCTACAACGGCTACTTCGAGGACGAGGTGCCGGTCACCGCCGAGCTGACCAGCACCGGCGACGGCCTGCCCACCCGGGCCGACGTGAAGTTCCGCGGCATGGTCGTGGGCATGGTCGACGACGTCGAGGTGGTTGCCAAGGGCGAACGCCAGCTCGCCCGGATCCACCTGAAGCCCGAGGTCGCGCCGACCATCCCGGCCAATGTCACCGCGCGCGTGATCCCCAACAACATCTTCGGTGTGACCGCGATCGAGCTGGTGGACAACGGCTCCGCGGGTGCCACGCTCACCGCGGGCGCGACCATCCCGGAGGACACCAGCGCCGAGACGACGCAGTTGCAAACCACCCTCACCACCCTGCGCGACGTGCTGGAGAACATCCAGCCCGAGAAGCTGGGCCGGGTACTGGCCACCCTGGCCGCCGCCCTCGATCCGGCCGCCCGCGTGCCGGGATCGACGGTGGAGCGGCTGGACCGGTGGGTCACCGAGGTCAGGGCGATCCCCGGCATCGGGGAACTGCTCGGCGATCTGGGGGCCGCCACCACAGCGCTGAGCCGGTCGGCGCCGGAGCTGGTCGGCGTGCTCGCCGAATCGGTCACGGCCGCACGGACATTGACCGAGCGCCGGGCCAATCTGGTGGCGCTGCTGGCCAACGCTTCCAGCACCATCGACTCGGTCAACAGCCTGTTCGCGCGGAATCCGAACGCCGCCAAGGAACTGGTGCCCGGCCTGGACCAGCTGTTCGGCGGCCTGGCCGAGGATCCCGATGCCATCCCCTACACCGCGCGCAACCTCAACGACACGCTCGCGAAGATGGCCGAGGTGTTCACCTGGGGGCCGAAGAAGCAGATGGTCTGGAAGATGGACGTCAGCTTCACCCCGTTCCAGCAGTACACCGCCGAGGACTGCCCGCGCTACGGCGAGCTGGCCGGTCCGCGGTGCGGCGGTCCGACGGTGCCCACCGAGGCGCCCGCGCAGGAATACCCGCCGCAGCTGATGCCGCGCTGGCTGGACGCGGCGGGCCCGGCTCCGACGGTGGTGGTGCCCGGCGTGCCGGGGGCGCCGGGCACCACCACCGCACCGTCGGCGATTCCCACCATCCCGGGTCTGCCGGCCATTCCCGGCCTGCCCGCGATCCCCGGAATCACCGTTCCCGCAGGCGATCCCGGCACCACCGAGCCCGCGAGCACGATGCGCCCGATCGCCTCGGGCCGCGGCTACGCCGGGGTGGCGGCGGTGGTCGGCGGCCGGCCGACGGCCGCGCAGCTGCTGCTGCTGACACCGGTGTTGGCCGGCGGCGAGGTGACGATGTACGAAGAGGTCCCCGCGGAAGGGGGTGCGTGA
- a CDS encoding MlaD family protein, with protein sequence MKSGKALAGFSLFAVLAIVLTYTIWSTLQRSVPGDTHSYSATFTDVMGVRVGDDVRMAGVRVGRVDKIDFDEGYLARIDFRIEHKQRLTTTTKALVRYQNLIGQRYIALVPGEGEGEPLAPGGHIPVERTEPSFDVSALLSGFEPLFSVLQPDQVNSLSETLVQALQGDNVSLSTLIMQAADLAATFGQRDEILGQVIANLSSVISGLANRSTELETLITQSKALVEALYAEGELLKSSVDQVATSTDSLVGLLQQVKPDMARAQNEATTGVALLLLNGAALDRAAVEVPGLLTSLARFTSYGAYGNAYFCSLDVSLWGVVLPPGLFSQVGGNSHSEVCR encoded by the coding sequence GTGAAATCCGGAAAGGCGCTGGCCGGGTTCAGCCTCTTCGCCGTCCTGGCGATCGTGCTGACCTACACGATCTGGTCCACCCTGCAACGCTCGGTGCCCGGGGACACCCATTCCTACTCGGCGACATTCACCGACGTGATGGGGGTTCGTGTCGGTGACGACGTCCGCATGGCGGGCGTCCGGGTGGGCCGGGTCGACAAGATCGACTTCGACGAGGGGTACCTGGCCCGCATCGACTTCCGCATCGAGCACAAGCAACGGCTGACCACCACCACGAAAGCCCTGGTGCGCTACCAGAACCTGATCGGCCAGCGCTACATCGCGCTGGTGCCCGGCGAGGGGGAGGGGGAGCCGCTCGCACCCGGCGGGCACATCCCGGTCGAGCGCACCGAGCCGTCCTTCGACGTGTCGGCGTTGTTGTCGGGGTTCGAGCCGCTGTTCTCGGTGCTGCAACCCGACCAGGTGAACTCGCTGTCGGAGACGTTGGTCCAGGCGTTGCAGGGCGACAACGTGTCGCTGTCGACGCTGATCATGCAGGCCGCCGACCTGGCGGCCACCTTCGGTCAGCGCGACGAGATCCTCGGGCAGGTGATCGCCAACCTGAGTTCGGTGATCTCCGGCCTGGCCAATCGCAGCACCGAACTGGAAACCCTCATCACCCAGTCCAAGGCGCTGGTCGAGGCCCTCTACGCCGAGGGTGAGCTGCTGAAGTCCTCGGTCGATCAGGTCGCGACCTCCACCGATTCGCTGGTCGGCCTGCTCCAGCAGGTCAAGCCGGACATGGCGCGGGCGCAGAACGAGGCGACCACCGGTGTGGCACTGCTGCTGCTCAACGGCGCCGCACTGGACCGCGCCGCGGTCGAGGTGCCCGGGCTGCTGACCTCGCTGGCCCGCTTCACCAGCTACGGCGCCTACGGCAACGCCTACTTCTGCAGCCTGGACGTCTCGCTGTGGGGTGTCGTCCTGCCCCCGGGCCTGTTCTCCCAGGTCGGCGGCAACTCGCATTCGGAGGTGTGCCGCTGA
- a CDS encoding MCE family protein, giving the protein MARLPLPRFGANRFLWLGLAAAATVVLLLVGSSIVKQARVSDKTIHAEFAQAAGLRPGATVDVAGIEVGAVRAVRLAGDKVVVDLRVRRDLRLGANARAAIKMSTILGRLHVELVPGDGNGLPGDTIPLENTSVPYNLGKVIQDTQYKSSFERIERIDPEKLRQALDVLDAQMGDSPQLTVAALDSIGALAEVINDRRDEVDKLLKSMDEVSALVADNQNSVLLLLTRGEAIGNAVAQRQQLLKQLLDNVAALSALLQEMGIENNGQLGPLIHDLNTMTEGLQKNKENLDRLYEVMPVAVRQFNNALGNGPYGEVWAPWVLPDNWLCFAQAIPGCN; this is encoded by the coding sequence ATGGCGCGACTGCCCCTGCCCCGGTTCGGGGCCAACCGCTTCCTCTGGCTCGGCCTCGCCGCGGCCGCAACGGTGGTGCTGCTGCTCGTCGGCTCCAGCATCGTCAAACAGGCGAGGGTGTCGGACAAGACCATCCATGCCGAATTCGCCCAGGCCGCCGGGTTGCGTCCGGGTGCCACCGTGGACGTGGCCGGTATCGAGGTCGGCGCGGTACGCGCGGTGCGCCTGGCCGGCGACAAGGTCGTGGTCGACCTGCGGGTGCGCCGCGATCTGCGCCTGGGCGCCAACGCGCGGGCGGCCATCAAGATGTCCACCATCCTCGGTAGGTTGCATGTCGAGCTGGTCCCCGGTGACGGCAACGGCCTGCCCGGCGACACCATCCCGCTGGAGAACACCTCGGTGCCCTACAACCTGGGCAAGGTCATCCAGGACACCCAGTACAAGTCCTCCTTCGAGCGCATCGAGCGCATCGACCCGGAGAAGCTGCGCCAGGCCCTGGACGTGCTCGACGCCCAGATGGGTGACTCGCCGCAGCTCACCGTGGCCGCGCTGGACAGCATCGGCGCGCTCGCCGAGGTCATCAACGATCGCCGCGACGAGGTCGACAAGCTGCTGAAGAGCATGGACGAGGTCTCGGCGCTGGTGGCCGACAACCAGAACTCCGTGCTGCTGCTGCTCACCCGCGGCGAGGCGATCGGCAACGCCGTGGCGCAACGGCAGCAGCTGCTGAAGCAGCTGCTCGACAACGTCGCCGCGCTCTCGGCGCTGCTGCAGGAAATGGGCATCGAGAACAACGGCCAGCTGGGACCGCTCATCCACGACCTGAACACGATGACCGAGGGCCTGCAGAAGAACAAGGAGAACCTCGACCGGCTCTACGAGGTCATGCCCGTGGCCGTGCGGCAGTTCAACAACGCGCTCGGCAACGGCCCCTACGGCGAGGTGTGGGCGCCGTGGGTCCTACCCGACAACTGGCTGTGCTTCGCGCAAGCGATTCCGGGGTGCAACTGA